One window of the Asticcacaulis sp. SL142 genome contains the following:
- a CDS encoding Ca2+-dependent phosphoinositide-specific phospholipase C, whose protein sequence is MRKYFSLMALTVCLPASLCEAQTPPAACDHTADIEGVCAAWFDSLPMNAIQAIGSHNSYHVRPTAPELKLIEHLRPGNSAGWDYGNKPLKTQLDLGLRQIELDLYYDPKGGRYADPLGPRLTANTRGFEPYDARQMTAPGFKVMHMQDIDVRSTCPTLKLCLGEIRTWSETHPDHAPLLIMFNTKQEEISYDGVVKPLAFDLSAFADLETEIASVFSRDHILTPDDVRRGEATLPLALKTYGWPTLRETRGKVFFLIDESETVTRTYMGRHKALEGQLLFVKSVSPEAAHAAVFVENDPLKSYEKIKGLVSSGFIVRTRADASLKEARANDPTRKLAALNSGAQYVTTDLYQPRTDLSDYVVTLPGGQKVRLNPRVPEATAAGAHLSPHLPKSVQQ, encoded by the coding sequence ATGCGTAAATACTTTTCGCTCATGGCCCTCACGGTTTGCCTACCGGCATCACTGTGCGAGGCACAAACACCACCCGCCGCCTGCGACCACACGGCCGATATTGAAGGTGTGTGCGCTGCGTGGTTCGACAGCCTGCCTATGAACGCCATTCAAGCCATCGGCTCCCACAACAGCTATCATGTCCGCCCGACTGCGCCGGAACTCAAACTGATTGAGCACCTGCGTCCGGGTAATTCTGCGGGCTGGGATTACGGTAACAAACCCCTGAAGACGCAACTCGATCTCGGTCTCAGGCAAATTGAGCTCGACCTTTATTACGATCCGAAGGGCGGTCGCTACGCCGATCCGCTTGGGCCCAGACTGACCGCTAATACCCGTGGATTTGAGCCTTATGACGCCCGTCAGATGACCGCACCAGGCTTCAAGGTCATGCACATGCAGGATATCGACGTGCGATCAACCTGCCCCACCCTTAAGCTGTGCCTGGGTGAAATCCGCACCTGGTCCGAGACGCACCCTGACCATGCCCCCCTGTTGATCATGTTCAATACCAAGCAGGAAGAGATTAGTTACGACGGCGTTGTCAAACCACTCGCCTTCGACCTAAGCGCTTTCGCCGATCTTGAGACCGAAATTGCATCGGTTTTTTCACGCGACCACATACTCACGCCCGACGACGTTCGACGCGGCGAAGCCACATTACCATTAGCCCTGAAAACGTACGGCTGGCCGACCCTTCGCGAGACCCGGGGCAAGGTTTTTTTTCTGATCGATGAATCCGAAACCGTTACCCGCACCTATATGGGACGCCATAAGGCCCTTGAAGGTCAGCTTTTGTTCGTGAAATCAGTGTCCCCGGAGGCCGCGCATGCCGCTGTTTTCGTAGAGAATGATCCGCTAAAATCCTACGAAAAGATCAAGGGTCTGGTGAGTTCAGGGTTTATTGTGCGTACCCGCGCTGATGCCAGTCTGAAAGAGGCCCGCGCCAATGATCCGACCCGCAAACTGGCCGCCCTCAATTCCGGAGCTCAATATGTTACAACTGACCTTTATCAGCCTCGGACTGACCTGAGCGACTATGTTGTGACGCTTCCCGGGGGGCAGAAGGTGCGGTTAAATCCGCGCGTGCCAGAGGCGACGGCGGCGGGCGCTCACCTGAGTCCTCACCTCCCCAAAAGCGTGCAACAATAG
- a CDS encoding TonB-dependent receptor plug domain-containing protein: protein MANENFRRFRTSVKFGLLAGCSLISLSAVAQEAAPAADEEITTVTVLGSNIPRTQKEGPAPVTVIDAEAIRAGGYANVPDLLRTVTQNGGETQSQQSGNAADFSPGAQQVNLRGLGPNHTLVMINGRRIADYPMPYNGESNFTDVSNIPLGMIERVEILAGSASAIYGSDAIAGVVNFKLKKKVDGTTVDYRYGWTEDGGGKSNRLNLSTGYSKDKFSAVFGGEYAKQDPIYGYERSRQDSTTDAPGDGNQVPNYNWLRTDDYDDSINPTEAQCNLTAATNEGTTVRAYDDYYNYYGDGGYYCGSDRSIAYRTIVSDRESFNGYAALSYQLTDRIELFTDIQFGISELKLLKRPLSWSYQDATGDDTGLFYNSFDDRYDNWYRIFTPEEMGGLQNAMRKVDSKTLTVTPGVRGSFGADWNYEVALNASIYQSEISFPMVVVDAANALYLGAQQGTDSDGYAIFNADPTRYYTPLTPAEFKSITATSLYKPKAWTSELTARINKTELFSLPAGPVGFAAVAEYGRQGYNLNPDPKALTPYYFSWVDSDGKGGRTHYALGGEISAPLLENLQLGLAARYDNYSFAGSEFGETTYNAGLEYRPLKTLLIRAAYGTGFRAPDLHYVYSGPGFVEGRVPDYYTCFSDDPTTDPSDCDTTRVSVRRDGNRDLKPETSKSFNTGIVWAPSSMFDISLDYFKVEMSNQVEDLDTENVVRNEAECRLGQQDIASPTCQDAIARVVRYTTGAQAGDIRTLLINPINVANEDTDGIDVAVRVKFDTPIGKLSMSGSHTHTFVHDYQRFDGDDYLNKFAADSSYYIPRDKSSLSTSLATGAWKFTVDGTWLGKLPNYDEDAYVKGYYLWNGSVQYDINAQAKVSLAITNLFNEQPIRDATWTGYPFYNANWYDGIGRSGFLQLTYKFK from the coding sequence ATGGCAAATGAAAACTTCAGACGGTTCAGAACGTCGGTAAAATTTGGTCTGCTGGCGGGTTGCAGCCTGATCAGCCTGAGCGCCGTGGCGCAGGAAGCCGCCCCCGCCGCGGATGAGGAAATCACCACGGTGACGGTGCTGGGTTCCAACATTCCGCGTACTCAAAAAGAGGGCCCCGCGCCGGTTACCGTGATTGACGCTGAGGCCATTCGCGCCGGTGGTTACGCCAATGTCCCTGACCTGTTGCGCACGGTAACGCAAAACGGTGGCGAAACCCAGTCCCAGCAAAGCGGTAATGCGGCTGATTTCTCCCCCGGCGCGCAGCAAGTGAACCTGCGCGGCCTTGGCCCCAACCACACGCTGGTCATGATCAATGGCCGCCGTATCGCCGATTATCCCATGCCCTATAACGGCGAATCGAACTTCACCGACGTGTCCAATATTCCGCTGGGCATGATCGAGCGGGTCGAAATCCTGGCGGGCTCGGCGTCAGCCATCTACGGCTCGGACGCCATTGCCGGGGTGGTCAATTTCAAGCTCAAGAAAAAGGTCGATGGCACAACCGTCGATTACCGCTATGGCTGGACCGAGGATGGCGGCGGCAAATCGAACCGCCTGAACCTTTCGACGGGCTATTCTAAGGATAAGTTCTCAGCCGTATTTGGCGGCGAATATGCCAAGCAGGACCCGATCTATGGCTATGAGCGCTCGCGTCAGGACTCGACCACCGATGCGCCGGGAGACGGCAATCAGGTGCCCAACTATAACTGGCTGCGTACCGATGACTATGACGACTCCATCAACCCAACTGAAGCCCAGTGCAATCTGACGGCGGCCACCAACGAAGGCACGACCGTTCGGGCCTATGACGACTATTATAACTATTACGGCGACGGCGGTTACTACTGCGGGTCGGACCGTTCGATCGCGTACCGCACCATTGTTTCGGATCGCGAAAGCTTCAACGGCTATGCGGCCCTCAGCTATCAGCTTACCGACCGGATCGAACTGTTTACCGACATTCAGTTTGGCATTTCGGAACTAAAGCTGCTGAAACGCCCGCTGTCATGGTCGTACCAGGATGCGACCGGCGATGACACCGGCCTGTTCTACAACAGCTTCGATGATCGCTATGACAACTGGTACCGCATCTTCACGCCCGAAGAAATGGGCGGGCTGCAAAACGCCATGCGTAAGGTCGATTCCAAGACCCTGACCGTAACGCCGGGCGTGCGCGGATCGTTCGGCGCCGACTGGAACTATGAAGTGGCCCTCAACGCCTCGATCTATCAGTCGGAAATCAGCTTCCCGATGGTGGTGGTCGATGCCGCCAATGCGCTCTATCTGGGCGCTCAGCAAGGCACGGACTCGGACGGCTACGCTATCTTTAATGCCGACCCGACCCGTTATTACACCCCTCTGACGCCGGCGGAATTTAAGTCGATCACCGCCACCAGCCTTTATAAGCCCAAGGCCTGGACCAGCGAACTGACCGCCCGCATCAACAAGACCGAACTGTTCAGCCTGCCCGCCGGGCCAGTAGGTTTTGCTGCGGTCGCCGAATATGGCCGTCAGGGTTATAACCTCAACCCTGACCCCAAGGCGCTTACACCCTATTATTTTAGCTGGGTGGATTCTGACGGTAAGGGCGGTCGCACCCACTATGCGCTGGGCGGTGAAATCTCGGCACCGCTGCTGGAAAACCTGCAACTGGGTCTGGCGGCACGCTATGATAACTATAGCTTTGCCGGCAGCGAGTTTGGTGAAACCACCTATAATGCCGGGCTGGAATACCGTCCGCTTAAGACGCTGCTGATCCGGGCCGCCTATGGCACCGGCTTCCGCGCCCCTGACCTGCACTATGTCTATTCCGGCCCCGGCTTTGTCGAAGGGCGCGTACCGGATTATTATACCTGCTTCAGCGATGATCCGACCACTGACCCGTCCGACTGCGATACTACCCGCGTGTCGGTGCGCCGCGACGGCAACCGCGATCTGAAACCGGAAACCTCGAAGTCGTTCAATACCGGTATCGTCTGGGCACCGTCATCGATGTTTGATATCTCGCTCGACTACTTCAAGGTCGAGATGTCCAATCAGGTCGAAGACCTCGATACCGAAAACGTAGTGCGCAACGAAGCCGAATGTCGTCTGGGGCAGCAGGATATCGCCTCCCCGACCTGTCAGGACGCCATCGCCCGCGTCGTGCGCTATACGACCGGGGCTCAGGCGGGCGATATCCGCACCCTGCTGATTAACCCGATCAACGTCGCCAACGAAGACACCGACGGTATCGACGTCGCGGTGCGGGTCAAGTTCGATACCCCGATTGGTAAGCTGTCGATGTCCGGCAGCCACACCCATACCTTTGTCCACGACTATCAGCGCTTTGATGGCGATGACTATCTGAATAAGTTCGCCGCCGATTCCAGCTATTATATCCCGCGCGATAAGTCGTCCCTGTCGACCTCGCTGGCCACAGGGGCATGGAAATTCACGGTGGATGGCACATGGCTGGGTAAGCTGCCCAACTATGACGAAGACGCCTATGTGAAGGGCTATTACCTGTGGAACGGTTCGGTGCAGTACGACATCAACGCTCAGGCCAAGGTGTCGCTGGCGATCACCAATCTGTTCAACGAGCAGCCGATCCGCGATGCAACCTGGACCGGATATCCTTTCTATAATGCCAACTGGTACGATGGCATTGGCCGGTCAGGCTTCCTGCAACTGACCTATAAGTTCAAGTAA
- a CDS encoding IS1182 family transposase, translated as MMGERTVMQAALFYEFDLERHVPTHHLIRSIDRFVDLSGIRDHLRPFYSDMGRPSIDPELMIRMLLVGYCFGIRSERRLCEEVHLNLAYRWFCRLGLDGDVPDHSTFSKNRHGRFRDSDLLRELFEMTVQRCIDEGLVGGDGFAADASLIKVDANKQRSAAAADEVDWQGLAATRRSVQEYLDVLDDTAWGAASETKPKFVSKSDPAAQWTGAMKGLAFFAYATNYLIDLKHAVIVDVEATRAIRQAEVGAVRTMIDRVDERFGLYPERPAADTAYGSAEMLGWLVYEKGIEPHIPVFDKSQREDGTFSRADFVYDHENDLYRCPGGKALRSSQRTRGPTIDEDGVIRYRASKMDCSACELKPRCCPNTPIRKVPRSIYEGARDMARDIAGTDAYVTSRRERKKVEMLFAHLKRILRLDRLRLRGPNGARDEFLLAATAQNLRKLAKVLPIRHPQPA; from the coding sequence ATGATGGGCGAACGGACGGTGATGCAGGCGGCGCTGTTTTACGAGTTCGACCTCGAACGCCATGTACCGACGCATCACCTGATCCGCTCTATCGACCGGTTCGTTGACCTCTCCGGCATTCGGGATCATCTAAGGCCCTTCTATAGCGACATGGGGCGGCCTTCGATTGACCCAGAGTTGATGATCCGCATGCTTTTGGTGGGTTACTGCTTCGGCATCCGATCTGAGCGTCGGCTGTGCGAAGAGGTTCATCTCAATCTGGCTTATCGCTGGTTCTGTCGATTAGGCCTGGACGGCGATGTGCCGGATCATTCGACCTTCTCCAAGAATAGACACGGGCGCTTCCGAGATAGCGACCTCTTGCGCGAGCTATTCGAGATGACGGTGCAACGTTGTATCGATGAAGGCCTCGTCGGTGGCGACGGCTTTGCCGCCGATGCCAGTTTGATTAAGGTTGACGCCAATAAGCAGCGGTCTGCGGCCGCAGCCGATGAAGTCGACTGGCAAGGCCTGGCGGCAACACGCCGTTCGGTACAGGAATATCTTGATGTGTTAGATGATACCGCCTGGGGCGCGGCCAGCGAGACCAAACCGAAGTTCGTGTCAAAGTCTGATCCGGCCGCACAATGGACGGGCGCCATGAAGGGCTTAGCTTTCTTCGCATACGCCACCAACTATCTGATCGATCTGAAGCATGCCGTCATTGTCGATGTCGAGGCTACACGGGCAATACGACAGGCCGAAGTCGGGGCCGTGCGCACCATGATTGACAGGGTCGATGAGCGTTTCGGTCTCTATCCGGAGAGGCCGGCTGCGGACACGGCTTACGGATCAGCCGAGATGCTGGGCTGGCTTGTGTATGAGAAAGGTATCGAACCGCACATCCCGGTGTTCGATAAGTCCCAAAGGGAAGACGGTACGTTCAGCCGCGCCGACTTCGTGTACGACCACGAAAACGATCTCTACCGCTGTCCCGGCGGCAAGGCACTGCGATCGAGCCAGCGAACCCGCGGTCCAACGATCGATGAAGATGGTGTGATACGCTATCGCGCGAGTAAGATGGATTGCAGTGCGTGCGAGCTAAAACCACGGTGCTGTCCAAATACGCCGATCCGCAAGGTGCCGCGATCTATCTATGAAGGCGCGCGTGACATGGCCAGAGACATCGCCGGAACGGACGCCTATGTGACATCCAGGCGAGAACGGAAGAAGGTCGAGATGCTGTTTGCTCACCTGAAACGGATTCTAAGGCTCGACCGGCTGCGCTTGCGCGGCCCGAATGGTGCCAGAGATGAGTTCCTTCTGGCAGCCACAGCCCAAAACCTGAGAAAACTGGCCAAGGTGCTGCCAATACGGCACCCTCAACCCGCCTGA
- a CDS encoding amidohydrolase, producing the protein MTGGKRLKVKGLALMAMAMVSSHVWAKPPKPADLILTNGKIYTANASDAVMEAMAITDGRIVYVGNPTDAKAFAGKATRTIDLKGRFVMPGLIDGHMHPQSGGLRTLGCNLNYERLTRADFLARIEACLDAETTAKPDQWLTVINWFQQDMIPTSYAPTRHDLDTLKTQRPVMVRSSFGHSILVNSRALEVANITRATADPKDGKIVRDDKGEATGLLEEGAQGLVRDLIPPPDAATNLKAAQIALKIMNAQGITSFLDVYTDPETLTAYTTIYKANELTARAAFGVLIDPVEGYDADKAVNEVLRQKKQYEQVAFGAAPGLRIHTAKLFLDGVIAAPAFTGVMVEPYFVNTGTADKPVWRPGEHRGPAPYFTAAQLETTLLKLTEAGIDPHMHADGDGAVRQALDAIEAVRRGHPQANLRPAIAHAEIVDPTDFARFKALNALPVLSFQWQKPAADTVEAVRDYMGPYRHAIIEPAGLLEIYGATIVYGSDWPVDALNPWFALKVGLTRTASPADAAKYPGRLGIDPGLCLTTALKAMTINAAYSLRAETTTGSLEVGKFADMIVLDRDLFAIAPDNIADTKVLMTMVGGKVVYERK; encoded by the coding sequence ATGACGGGCGGCAAAAGGTTAAAGGTCAAGGGGCTTGCCCTTATGGCCATGGCGATGGTCAGCAGCCATGTCTGGGCCAAGCCGCCCAAGCCTGCTGATCTGATCCTCACTAATGGCAAAATCTATACGGCCAATGCCAGCGATGCCGTCATGGAGGCCATGGCCATTACCGATGGCCGGATTGTTTATGTCGGTAATCCCACGGACGCCAAAGCGTTTGCGGGTAAGGCCACCCGCACCATCGACCTGAAGGGGCGCTTTGTCATGCCCGGCCTGATCGACGGCCATATGCATCCGCAGTCAGGAGGCCTGCGCACGCTGGGGTGCAACCTCAACTATGAACGCCTGACGCGGGCGGATTTTCTGGCGCGGATAGAGGCCTGTCTCGATGCGGAAACCACAGCCAAACCCGATCAGTGGCTGACGGTGATCAACTGGTTTCAGCAAGACATGATCCCGACCAGCTATGCGCCGACCCGGCACGATCTGGACACTCTAAAAACTCAGCGCCCGGTGATGGTACGCTCATCGTTCGGCCATTCTATTCTGGTCAATTCGCGCGCGTTAGAGGTCGCAAACATCACTCGCGCCACCGCTGATCCCAAGGATGGCAAGATTGTCCGCGACGATAAGGGCGAGGCGACCGGCCTGCTGGAGGAGGGCGCGCAAGGATTGGTGCGCGACCTGATCCCGCCGCCCGATGCCGCCACCAACCTTAAGGCGGCACAGATTGCGCTTAAAATTATGAACGCACAGGGGATCACCAGCTTTCTGGATGTCTATACCGACCCGGAGACGCTGACGGCCTATACGACGATTTATAAGGCGAACGAATTGACGGCGCGGGCCGCCTTTGGCGTGCTGATCGATCCGGTCGAAGGCTATGATGCCGATAAGGCCGTGAATGAAGTCCTGCGCCAGAAAAAACAGTATGAGCAGGTAGCCTTTGGCGCCGCGCCCGGCCTGCGCATCCATACCGCCAAGCTGTTTTTGGATGGCGTGATCGCCGCCCCCGCCTTTACCGGCGTGATGGTTGAGCCCTATTTCGTCAATACCGGCACGGCGGATAAGCCCGTGTGGCGGCCTGGCGAGCATCGCGGGCCAGCGCCTTATTTCACCGCCGCACAGCTGGAAACAACCCTGCTGAAGCTGACCGAGGCAGGTATCGATCCACACATGCATGCCGATGGTGATGGCGCCGTCAGGCAAGCGCTGGATGCCATTGAGGCCGTGCGACGGGGGCACCCGCAAGCCAATCTGCGCCCAGCCATTGCCCATGCTGAGATCGTTGATCCCACCGATTTTGCGCGTTTCAAAGCGCTTAACGCCCTGCCGGTTTTGTCGTTCCAGTGGCAGAAACCGGCGGCAGACACGGTCGAGGCGGTACGCGACTATATGGGCCCTTATCGTCACGCCATTATTGAACCGGCGGGCCTGCTGGAGATTTACGGCGCTACCATAGTCTACGGCAGCGACTGGCCCGTCGATGCGCTCAATCCGTGGTTTGCCCTCAAAGTCGGACTGACCCGTACCGCCAGCCCCGCCGATGCCGCCAAATATCCCGGTCGCTTAGGCATAGATCCAGGCCTGTGCCTGACGACCGCGCTAAAGGCCATGACCATAAATGCCGCCTACAGCCTGCGGGCCGAGACCACCACCGGATCGCTGGAGGTCGGGAAATTCGCAGATATGATCGTGCTCGACCGCGACCTGTTTGCCATAGCCCCAGATAATATCGCCGACACCAAGGTGCTGATGACTATGGTCGGCGGTAAGGTGGTTTATGAGCGTAAATAA
- a CDS encoding glycerophosphodiester phosphodiesterase family protein: protein MSLAHTRAIGLVAVLFVAAPAMAGETPVEVGVRPLYLIDKMADGPLKDALKACIGKPVHRTLFSIGHRGAPLMFPEHTVESNRAAAWQGAGILECDVTFTKDKELVCRHAQNDLHTTTNIVTTDLGKKCTQPFVPASGTKPAQAECRTSDITLAEFRQLTPKMDGAYVSATTAKDYLSGTPNWRTDLYAAEPAKTMTHRESIELFRFLGAKFTPELKTPVVAMPFDGFSRADYAQKLINEYKAAGVPAADVWPQSFDIADIRYWIAHEPAFGAQAVYLIDDETIPGLDGMNPSSWGFDPKALKREGINYVAPAITFLLTVDANGKIVPSRLALALKAADIKIIAWSMERSGPLTDGGGWYFQSVAKAVRGGGDYYTVLDVLAKDVGVTGVFSDWPATVSYYASCQGLR, encoded by the coding sequence ATGTCCCTCGCCCACACCCGCGCGATCGGTCTGGTGGCCGTCCTGTTTGTGGCCGCACCCGCTATGGCAGGGGAAACCCCGGTTGAGGTCGGTGTGCGTCCCCTCTATCTGATTGACAAGATGGCCGACGGCCCGCTCAAGGACGCCCTCAAAGCCTGTATCGGCAAGCCTGTGCATCGCACCCTGTTTTCAATCGGACACCGCGGCGCACCGCTGATGTTCCCGGAACACACGGTCGAATCGAACCGTGCCGCCGCCTGGCAAGGCGCCGGTATCCTTGAGTGCGATGTCACGTTCACGAAGGATAAGGAACTGGTCTGCCGTCATGCTCAGAATGACCTGCACACCACGACCAATATCGTGACCACGGATCTGGGGAAGAAATGCACACAGCCATTTGTGCCCGCCTCCGGTACGAAACCGGCTCAGGCCGAATGCCGGACTTCTGACATAACGCTGGCGGAATTTCGTCAACTGACGCCCAAGATGGACGGCGCCTATGTGAGCGCCACCACCGCCAAAGATTATCTGAGCGGCACCCCGAATTGGCGCACCGACCTTTATGCGGCTGAACCCGCCAAAACCATGACCCATAGAGAGTCTATCGAGTTGTTCCGCTTTCTGGGGGCCAAATTCACGCCGGAGCTTAAGACACCCGTCGTTGCCATGCCGTTCGACGGTTTCTCGCGGGCTGACTATGCGCAAAAGCTGATCAACGAATATAAGGCCGCCGGTGTTCCGGCCGCCGATGTCTGGCCGCAGAGCTTTGATATTGCCGATATTCGCTACTGGATCGCCCATGAGCCCGCCTTTGGCGCACAGGCGGTATACCTGATCGATGACGAAACTATCCCCGGACTGGACGGCATGAACCCGTCAAGCTGGGGGTTCGATCCGAAGGCCCTGAAGCGTGAGGGCATCAACTATGTCGCCCCGGCCATTACGTTCCTGCTGACGGTGGACGCCAACGGCAAGATCGTGCCATCGCGGCTGGCCTTAGCCCTGAAGGCAGCCGATATCAAGATCATCGCCTGGTCTATGGAGCGTTCCGGCCCCCTGACGGACGGCGGCGGATGGTATTTCCAGAGCGTGGCCAAGGCCGTGCGCGGCGGCGGGGATTATTACACGGTTCTGGATGTGCTGGCTAAGGATGTCGGCGTGACGGGCGTGTTCAGCGACTGGCCGGCCACGGTCAGCTATTATGCCAGTTGCCAGGGCCTGAGATAA